The Eleginops maclovinus isolate JMC-PN-2008 ecotype Puerto Natales chromosome 3, JC_Emac_rtc_rv5, whole genome shotgun sequence genome includes a region encoding these proteins:
- the chrnb2 gene encoding neuronal acetylcholine receptor subunit beta-2, whose translation MMDAWLLLLALLAIAGGGHGADTEERLVEHLLNPAHYNKLIRPATNGSELVTVQLMVSLAQLISVHEREQVMTTNVWLTQEWQDYRLTWIPEEFDGMMKVRLPSKHIWLPDVVLYNNADGVYEVSFYSNAVVSHDGSIFWLPPAIYKSACKIEVKHFPFDQQNCTLRFRSWTYDRTEIDLVLRADVASMDDFTPSGEWDIIALPGRRNENPADPTYVDITYDFIIRRKPLFYTINLIIPCVLITSLAILVFYLPSDCGEKMTLCISVLLALTVFLLLISKIVPPTSLDVPLVGKYLMFTMVLVTFSIVTSVCVLNVHHRSPTTHTMPPWVKLVFLNKLPALLFMRQPRNSCERQRLRQRRRTQEQKEGGRSGEAGALMVGLGLGNAGGSGGGTSTGVFSKEDNEPCTCYVNRASVKQFGGDLGGAGGSMDGLNRVREGRDGGAGNVPRGKQAAGGPALTQALLAQACPGFEEAVEGVRFIANHMKSEDDDQSVSEDWKYVAMVIDRLFLWIFVFVCVFGTLGMFMQPLFQNYTVKTITSSPG comes from the exons ATGATGGAcgcctggctgctgctgctggctctcCTCGCCATTGCGGGAG GAGGCCACGGGGCAGACACAGAGGAGCGGTTGGTGGAGCATCTCCTAAACCCGGCCCACTACAACAAACTGATCCGTCCTGCCACTAATGGCTCCGAGCTGGTTACCGTGCAGCTGATGGTGTCGCTGGCACAGCTCATCAGCGTG catgAACGAGAGCAGGTGATGACCACCAATGTCTGGCTCACACAG GAGTGGCAGGACTATCGTCTGACTTGGATCCCTGAGGAGTTTGATGGGATGATGAAGGTCAGGCTGCCCTCAAAACACATTTGGCTGCCTGATGTTGTGCTCTACAACAA TGCTGATGGGGTGTACGAGGTGTCTTTCTACTCTAACGCGGTGGTGTCCCACGATGGCAGTATCTTCTGGTTGCCCCCAGCCATCTACAAATCAGCTTGTAAGATCGAGGTCAAGCACTTCCCCTTTGACCAGCAGAACTGCACGCTGCGCTTCCGCTCCTGGACATACGACCGCACCGAGATCGATCTGGTGCTGCGTGCTGACGTGGCCAGCATGGACGACTTCACGCCCAGCGGTGAGTGGGACATCATCGCGCTGCCAGGTAGACGAAACGAGAACCCGGCTGACCCAACCTACGTGGACATCACGTACGACTTCATCATTCGCAGGAAGCCTCTTTTTTACACCATCAACCTCATCATCCCGTGCGTGCTCATCACCTCTCTGGCCATCCTGGTGTTCTACCTGCCCTCCGACTGTGGAGAGAAGATGACGCTCTGCATCTCCGTGCTGCTAGCTCTCACTGTGTTCCTGCTACTGATCTCCAAGATCGTCCCCCCCACTTCACTAGACGTCCCTCTTGTGGGGAAGTACCTGATGTTCACTATGGTCCTCGTCACTTTCTCTATCgtcaccagtgtgtgtgtgctcaatGTGCACCACCGctcccccaccacacacaccatgccCCCGTGGGTTAAGCTGGTGTTCCTCAACAAGCTTCCTGCTTTGCTCTTCATGCGCCAGCCAAGGAACAGCTGTGAGCGCCAGCGGCTGCGCCAGAGAAGGAGGACCCAGGAGCAGAAGGAAGGTGGGCGTAGCGGGGAAGCAGGGGCCCTGATGGTGGGGCTCGGGCTGGGCAACGCTGGGGGGAGCGGAGGGGGGACCTCCACAGGGGTGTTCAGCAAGGAGGACAATGAGCCTTGTACCTGCTATGTGAACCGAGCGTCCGTTAAACAGTTTGGAGGGGATCtgggaggagcaggagggtCCATGGATGGTCTTAACAGGGTGAGAGAGGGCAGGGACGGGGGCGCTGGAAACGTGCCGCGGGGGAAGCAGGCGGCTGGAGGACCTGCTCTGACTCAGGCCCTGCTGGCTCAAGCCTGTCCGGGCTTCGAGGAGGCCGTGGAGGGGGTTCGCTTCATCGCCAACCACATGAAGAGTGAGGATGATGATCAGAGT GTGAGCGAGGACTGGAAGTACGTCGCCATGGTGATTGACCGCCTCTTCCTGTGGATcttcgtgtttgtgtgtgtgttcggcaCGCTGGGCATGTTCATGCAGCCACTCTTCCAGAATTACACAGTCAAGACCATCACCAGCTCGCCAGGCTGA
- the she gene encoding SH2 domain-containing adapter protein E codes for MAKWFRDFPINLKNGNERVRSASESGPQTRLKPSFSRDSLKGNQRKDGGVGGLLAGRNRKNSAIELGRNNTGFTGTVWDSLTQGKGRKNSKVESGAPDENRQVRTSSLAQAYISRMIKVDKQDKTPKLNGISEQKQPEEEKGRPDIKTTLIILEDYADPFDAEKTKEQREAERAGVNDGYMEPYDAQVIITEVRRRGSKDLLKVCVLLDRGKREGKGEEGKSMPPNIYDTPYEGGLEGDGGGVWIPVTRPESDVRPAGEYELPWEWRKEDIVRALSAQFEAVDCSPTKEDCSTSARQQQHQQQQQQQQQTLRQKNWNHKTLVPSSSSSSPSSSFPSSPILKLSPHTPPSPSFPTLKLSPLSPSPSPNKLSPPSPTSPSAPLDGEAAKVDPSLPLEKQSWYHGSVSRQQAEAQLQRCREASFLVRDSESGTSKYSIALKTSQSCVHIIVAQTKSGKGLGFTLDQSSCVFSSIPELVHRYCTHRLPFTGAEHMTLQHPVPRPH; via the exons ATGGCTAAATGGTTTAGAGATTTCCCCATCAACTTGAAGAACGGAAATGAAAGGGTCCGCTCGGCCTCTGAATCTGGTCCACAAACACGGCTCAAACCTTCGTTTTCTCGTGACAGTCTGAAAGGAAATCAGCGCAAAGATGGTGGAGTGGGGGGATTATTGGCAGGGAGAAATAGAAAAAATTCCGCAATAGAATTGGGTCGTAATAACACTGGTTTTACTGGGACTGTATGGGATAGCCTCACACAAGGAAAAGGTCGCAAAAACTCCAAGGTTGAGAGTGGGGCACCAGATGAGAACCGCCAGGTCAGGACTTCTAGTTTGGCGCAAGCGTACATTAGCAGGATGATCAAAGTtgacaaacaagacaaaacaccAAAACTCAATGGAATAAGTGAACAGAAGCAGCCagaggaagaaaagggaagGCCTGACATTAAAACAACG CTGATCATCCTGGAGGACTACGCAGATCCTTTTGATGCAGAGAAAACcaaggagcagagagaggccGAGAGAGCAGGAGTGAATGATGGATACATGGAGCCCTATGATGCCCAGGTCATCATCACAG AGGTTCGTAGACGTGGCTCCAAAGACCTgctgaaagtgtgtgttctgctggatcgaggaaagagagaggggaagggagAAGAGGGAAAATCCATGCCGCCAAACATCTACGACACACCGTATGAGGGCGGGCTGGAGGGCGATGGTGGGGGGGTATGGATCCCTGTCACTCGGCCAGAGTCTGACGTCCGTCCCGCTGGAGAGTACGAGCTGCCCTGGGAGTGGAGAAAGGAGGACATTGTTAGAGCACTGTCAG CTCAGTTCGAGGCAGTGGATTGCTCTCCCACTAAAGAGGACTGTTCCACCTCCGCCCGCCAGcagcaacatcagcagcagcagcagcagcagcaacaaacCCTGAGGCAGAAGAACTGGAACCATAAAACACTCGtaccctcttcttcatcctcctccccttcatcctcctttccctcctctcctaTTCTCAAACTTTCCCCCCACACGCCCCCATCTCCCTCCTTCCCAACCCTCAAACTCTcacccctctccccctctcctaGTCCTAACAAACTTTCCCCTCCATCTCCTACCTCCCCCAGTGCCCCACTGGATGGAGAGGCAGCCAAAGTCGACCCCAGCCTGCCCCTGGAGAAGCAGAG CTGGTACCATGGCAGTGTGAGTCGGCAACAGGCTGAGGCTCAGCTGCAGCGCTGCAGGGAAGCCAGCTTCCTGGTGAGGGACAGCGAATCAGGAACCAGCAAATACTCCATCGCTCTGAA GACCAGCCAGAGTTGTGTGCACATAATCGTGGCCCAGACGAAGAGCGGCAAGGGTTTGGGTTTCACACTGGATCAGAGTAGCTGTGTCTTCTCTAGCATCCCTGAGCTGGTCCACCGCTACTGCACACACAGACTGCCTTTCACTGGAGCAGAGCACATGACCCTGCAGCATCCCGTACCCCGGCCTCACTGA
- the LOC134862114 gene encoding LOW QUALITY PROTEIN: cingulin (The sequence of the model RefSeq protein was modified relative to this genomic sequence to represent the inferred CDS: inserted 1 base in 1 codon), translating to MSAPSSGRKTPVDHGVQIRFINDLYDSGGGQPAPQPKTKTKNSNSKYGVAVRVQGIAGQPYVVLKDGQKGDSYGVQLRTQYPSGYSSLPRRSEKGEPGTEVGDVGGGGGQGGALRRAQSHGSLLDRDEEGNEAFPPPRPPGDGKSGSYGNLDGGIGVRGEREQVRRVGGREGENNTWDGSNRAGLNGSVRGGQSYPDPPQTNQRLTPVNSLINRYDGGQQRGPPAEHRGPRATSPVLTPNPYTSPQSSTHSSLGRSQVSTLPGHAADQWTSPGRYPAAEHSRSEAHVTPDLLLDQGRSAEATGEDEQIMQTIYNILRQGTSESDVVIRHKVKAIFQKIQNLKPIGRAQEEWMREKSELERKMADLQSALQAERRDSVCNSDPALKAELESCLDENLQLQEMLDRKQIELNETQSELTQLRMDRENAEVRVRDMEDQLAELQDELRREGGKKTDLMSSQTQLMEVCQLKQKLEEALRQRERELTALKGALKEEVASHDKEVEVLREQYSTDMEKLRSSMEQVSQSHAGIEAERLRVNASVRSLQQQLEDCRDESSHWMEQFHSTRDELRTTKQELLQIRLEKEEFEEELKEVQEKVSTMKQQKPDTGHTDTLNQELQRHKDDLQKAKSEVEKQRTAYDKKVMEVISIKKSHQGXEAELKYEIDRLKDQLQKAKEEVAKAQEKNKKLPDPAVISDLEQKLNETRGEASQLKEKLSSAEEEVEAGKTRLTRAQAEVKSLQDAQQEQEEANTRVKEKLSRLEAQLQNNATESSEAEIALHSEVRGLRSELDEAKRKSSRQSQDNRELILRVEDLEKDKETFKQTFTQLEETKRQQDRALEKLNREYETLTVSSKEELQNIRVQLEEQREKARKEVQETQRHGKDAQSELERSLINLRRQEEEISRQKKELLLTCEERDNHQLDKELLSNRLRHIEGEMEASKNAQNEKIRENRILEDKLKRVELELEEERSSAEMMTDRVARSRDQIDQLRSELMQERSSKQDLELDKNAMERQLKELRSRVADMEGQSRSSAGVSQLESKIQELEEQLRNEEREKNSILASQRRLERKLKDLNMTLDEEKETHTEQRDQLALRVKALKRQVDEGETELERIDGLRRKAQRDMEEQMELKEALQTRVTALETELKRKAQAAMRPALDSSALSSDDDDDSLYDRSTITSILTEGNLQTSSC from the exons ATGAGCGCACCATCTTCAGGTCGGAAGACCCCGGTGGACCACGGTGTCCAGATCCGCTTCATCAATGACCTCTACGACAGTGGGGGTGGGCAGCCAGCACCCCAGcccaagaccaagaccaaaaACAGCAACTCCAAATATGGCGTTGCGGTCAGAGTGCAGGGCATCGCTGGCCAGCCGTACGTGGTCCTGAAGGACGGACAGAAGGGAGACTCGTACGGGGTCCAGCTCAGGACCCAGTACCCCTCTGGTTACAGTAGCCTTCCCCGGAGGAGTGAGAAGGGCGAGCCAGGGACAGAGGTGGGTGATgtagggggaggaggagggcagggAGGGGCACTACGCCGGGCCCAGTCCCATGGGTCTCTGCTGGACAGGGACGAGGAGGGAAATGAGGCTTTCCCCCCGCCCAGGCCACCAGGGGATGGGAAGTCCGGCAGTTATGGGAATCTGGACGGAGGAATCGGAGtaaggggggagagagagcaggtTCGGCGTGTGGGAGGTAGAGAGGGGGAAAATAATACGTGGGACGGCTCGAACAGAGCAGGGCTCAACGGATCAGTGAGGGGCGGTCAGTCCTACCCTGACCCTCCTCAAACCAATCAGAGACTGACTCCTGTCAACAGTCTCATCAACCGGTACGATGGAGGCCAACAGAGAGGACCCCCTGCTGAGCACCGAGGTCCCAGAGCTACCTCTCCTGTCCTCACCCCCAACCCCTACACCTCCCCCCAGTCCTCAACTCACAGCAGCCTGGGACGCAGCCAGGTTTCCACACTCCCGGGACATGCTGCAGATCAGTGGACTTCTCCAGGAAGATACCCTGCTGCAGAGCACAGCCGCTCCGAGGCACAC GTGACCCCTGACCTTTTGCTGGACCAGGGTCGGAGTGCGGAGGCGACCGGTGAGGACGAGCAGATCATGCAGACCATATACAACATCCTGAGACAAGG GACCAGCGAGAGTGATGTAGTCATCAGGCACAAAGTCAAGGCCATCTTCCAGAAGATTCAGAATCTCAAG CCAATAGGAAGAGCCCAGGAAGAGTGGATGAGAGAAAAGAGCGAGCTGGAAAGAAAGATGGCTGACCTACAATCTGCCCTGCAGGCGGAAAGAAGG GACTCTGTCTGCAACTCTGATCCTGCTCTGAAAGCTGAGCTGGAGTCCTGTCTGGATGAAAATCTGCAACTCCAGGAGATGCTCGACCGGAAGCAGATAGAGTTAAATGAAACCCAATCAGA GCTGACTCAGCTGCGTATGGACAGAGAGAACGCAGAGGTGCGGGTCAGAGACATGGAGGACCAGCTGGCTGAGCTTCAGGATGAACTGCGAAGAGAGGGTGGCAAAAAGACG GATCTGATGTCCAGTCAGACGCAGCTGATGGAGGTGTGTCAGCTGAAACAGAAGCTGGAGGAGGCgctgaggcagagagagagggagctcACGGCTCTCAAAGGAGCTCTGAAGGAAGAGGTGGCCTCCCATGACAAAGAGgtggaggtgctgcgggagcAGTACAGCACCGACATGGAGAAGCTCCGCAGCAGCATGGAGCAGGTTTCTCAG TCCCATGCAGGGATCGAGGCAGAGCGGCTGCGAGTGAATGCGTCAGTCCgctccctgcagcagcagctggaggactGCAGAGACGAGAGCAGCCACTGGATGGAGCAGTTCCACTCCACCAGAGACGAACTTCGAACAACCAAACAAGA GCTCCTGCAAATCCGTCTGGAAAAAGAAGAATTTGAGGAGGAACTAAAGGAGGTCCAGGAGAAAGTGAGCACTATGAAACAACAGAAACCGGACActggacacacagacactctcaaccag GAACTTCAGCGGCACAAGGACGATCTTCAGAAGGCTAAGTCTGAGGTGGAGAAGCAGAGGACGGCGTACGACAAAAAGGTCATGGAGGTCATCTCGATAAAAAAATCTCACCAGG CAGAGGCAGAACTGAAGTACGAGATTGACAGGCTGAAGGACCAATTACAGAAAGCCAAAGAGGAGGTTGCAAAGGcgcaggagaaaaacaaaaag CTCCCAGACCCAGCAGTCATCTCAGACCTGGAGCAGAAGCTCAATGAGACACGTGGTGAAGCTAGTCAGCTCAAAGAGAAGCTCTCATCAGCTGAGGAAGAAGTGGAGGCTGGTAAAACTCGTCTGACTAGAGCTCAGGCGGAGGTTAAATCGCTCCAAGATGCCcaacaggagcaggaggaggccAACACACGTGTCAAAGAGAAACTCTCACGGTTGGAG GCTCAGCTGCAGAACAACGCCACAGAGAGCTCAGAGGCGGAGATCGCCCTGCACTCTGAGGTGAGAGGGTTACGGTCTGAGCTAGATGAGGCCAAGAGGAAATCATCTAGACAGAGCCAGGACAACCGAGAACTCATCCTGCGCGTGGAAGACCTGGAGAAAGACAAGGAGACATTCAAGCAGACCTTCACCCAGCTGGAAGAGACCAAACGACAGCAGGACAGAGCTCTGGAGAAACTCAACAGAGAG TATGAGACTCTTACAGTTTCCTCTAAAGAGGAGTTGCAGAACATCCGGGttcagctggaggagcagagagagaaggcacGCAAGGAAGTGCAGGAGACGCAACGCCACGGAAAAGATGCTCAGAGTGAACTGGAAAGAAGTCTAATCAATctgaggagacaggaggaagag ATTTCACGCCAGAAGAAAGAGCTTCTTCTTACATGTGAGGAGAGAGACAACCACCAGCTGGATAAAGAGCTTCTGAGCAACAGACTGCGTCACAtcgagggagagatggaggccAGCAAAAACGCCCAAAATGAGAAAATCCGGGAGAACCGCATCCTGGAA GACAAGCTGAAGCGtgtggagctggagctggaggaggagagaagcaGCGCAGAGATGATGACAGACCGAGTGGCCAGGAGCAGAGACCAGATCGATCAGCTGCGCTCCGAGCTCATGCAGGAGAGATCCTCCAAACAGGACCTGGAGCTGGACAAGAACGCCATGGAGAGACAA CTGAAGGAGCTAAGGAGTCGTGTGGCCGACATGGAGGGCCAGTCTCGCTCCTCAGCAGGAGTCTCGCAGCTGGAGAGCAAGATCCAGGAGCTGGAGGAACAACTGCGGAATGAGGAGAG GGAGAAGAACTCTATTTTGGCGTCTCAACGTCGCCTGGAGAGGAAACTCAAGGATCTCAACATGACGCTGGATgaggagaaagaaacacacactgaacagagAGACCAG ctcGCTCTGAGAGTGAAAGCTCTGAAGAGGCAGGTGGACGAAGGAGAGACGGAGCTGGAGAGGATAGATGGCCTGAGGAGGAAGGCCCAGAGGGACATGGAGGAGCAGATGGAGCTCAAAGAGGCCCTGCAGACCAGAGTCACAGCCCTGGAAACTGAGCTCAA GAGGAAAGCTCAGGCAGCAATGCGCCCCGCTTTGGACTCATCAGCCCTCAGTTCAGACGACGATGACGACAGCCTGTACGATCGCTCCACCATCACCTCTATCCTCACTGAGGGCAACCTCCAGACCAGCTCCTGCTAA